Within the Vespa crabro chromosome 5, iyVesCrab1.2, whole genome shotgun sequence genome, the region tcctttttgatttattcttttcttcaaaaCAATGTTCCTTcctgataaaaaatttgtcagataagataaaatcaaagattatatttatatacttacatatgcgtaaattaaatatatatatatatatatatatatatatatatatatatatatatatatatttacgtatatgcTATAGGATgtgattaataaatttgaacaaatatattcgataaggGCTTTTATTGTGTGTATCgagaatattataaagtaCCAACGTTGATCCGTCTGTCGTGATCCACGAAAGTGAAAAATGAATTCATATTCTATAGTATGCCctcctcatttttttttattatgtttattacacCTACGTAGAACTAACTATACGAGGTAttgttttatcttctttcttttttcttttttttttttgttttctttctctttttattcttaaacaTTTGAgcatataatcatatatttttatttatttatttactttttttcatttttgtttaagtttcttactcttttatctctctgattaaaatcaatgagagtatgtatgagagagagagagagagagagggggaaagagagagagtaaaaagagttctctttttctctgtctttctctttctatgttataagttatatttttttattttctcttcggtTGTTTAATCTCCTTAAAATACAGGCCCTTTAAATAGGGCGCAAGATATTTTGACTGTTTCATTCTATGTCTCTCTTTACAATtcctttaaataatattttactattcttttctctttttttcctcccccttttattctttatagattatacataaataattgtgTCTTTTGCAGGaattagttatttttattcgtactaTCGTTAAGGAACCAATTCGCTTCTGCGGGTTGCAaagtaatgtaataataataataataataataataataataataataataataataataataataataaaaataataataatgtagtaatatatgacaataatagtaatagtaatattttttactaataataatataataaaaacaataataataataataataataataataagaataataataataataataataataataataataataataataataataataataataataggtgtATGAATgtacgatatatttaatactcaATAATTCTGTTTAAAACAcaactttataaaaatactattatagtatttttaaatactattCATGTATGTACTAATCTTTTAgcacatttttttaaatatacgttaaactataataatcaggCCATTtgtaatatgtatgtgtttacgCGCGAGCACGTGcgtatgtttgtgtatgtgtgtatatcaattatttttagttttctttcgcGCCACAAAAAGGAATTGAAAAAGCATAAAATAATCTCTTACGACTTTTCAGTTTTTATCATGACAAATAAAATGTACATCCTTCCTCGTTGCGCTAATATGATTTTTGCAAATAAATCACACAAATCCTAGTATAATAAGCGTTTagttattttatctcttttgatATCTGGtactgtaatataataataatagtaataataataaaaataataataataataataaaaataataataaaaataattaataataatattaataagggaaataataagaataaaaatattaataataattaataataaaaataattattggacGTCGTGATATATCTATCGTCGTTCTAATATTAGAAGATTAGACGCATCTGGAATCAAAAAAACTTAAAGGAGAGTTTCCAATGAAGTACAAAGAATTTTACGATCTTATTATCTGAAGATATCGCATatcgaatgataataataataaaaaaaacaataataatatttataattatatatatatatatataattaatatatatatatatatatatatatatatataattaatatatatatatatatatatatatatatatatatatatcatagctctataaaaaacaatatagtCTTTGCAATATGCTAGCATTTATATAACTTCTCTTAATATGTgataatactatataatacatttctcTAATAAAACTGTTCTTTTATATAGCggtctgcttttttttttttgtttttttttttttttgtttcgtttcttttttcttctgccTGAGCTGCTGGAAGCAAGAAGCGCGCGGacttcaataaaattatcgacaaGTTGATCATAAAGTAATACACGTCGATTGATAAGCACAAcgcattttttaatatcggaATGATAATCTTCTTAATTAATCTTACTACGAAATATTTATCCTACGAAGATAATAAgatgataaattttcaaatgatcTTGTCATCTTCGATCTCCTATCTCGtcgatgaattaaaaaaaaaaaaaaagtacaattcggagaaagaattattaaaatacttattataaaaatacaattcgAGCCATAATTATTTTCCCAAATGAATCTCAATCTTCTTGTGACGACaagatgatgacgacgacgacgcccgTCACGAATAAAGTAATTGGAACAGTGTGATGTTTGATGTACATTTTCAACTTATTAAAgcacaatatttttatcattctttagtattaatagtagtattaatactaatactaataataataataataataataataataataataataataataataataataataataataataataataataataataatagtaatagttagtagtaatagtagtaatagtaatagtagtagtaatagtagtatatatatatatatatagtacttatattactatattacaaataacCACAGTCGCGATATATTATGTcagagatattatttttgtcattttttttccttttttttttttaacgtggGCCGCTCAAAAAATTCGCggaatatcttttttcctttcttatatcTTCCACCTTAAGATGTATTCCACTtgatgaatgaaatttatacatttaaaaaaaaaaaaagaaaaaaaagaaaaaagaaaagaaagaaagccgcgaatttttcaaatggcCCTAGTAGTTTCCCTTCTAAATTTACACAAGTACTTACGATTCAATACGtactttgtttttatttatttatttatttatttatttatttatttatttatttatttgttattgttgtttccTTTAAAGCTATGTACATgcgtaaatatatgtacatgcgaATTAATACAGGGTGGCCGgccgatcgaagaaaaaatatcgcaAAGAAGTAGTTGTTTTTCGGTATTTCTTTCGACGATTCTATAGGAAAAGTTATTATTCGATaagcgatatattatataacgttAACGTGATTTAAacaacgattaaatctctctcATGCTACCACCCTGAATCGTGCAATTTATCTAactatattatgtatatatatatatacgtgtctgtatatgataaatatacatttacttTATGCCGTCTTATGCGCGCGTGGAAAGTAAATTTTAAGTACGTAGACTCAAAAAATGGCGCATAggaatcatattaataattacactaaagccttccttccttccttccttcctacttccctttctcccttctaCTCTTCCTTGAGATACCGATAAAATCTTAATATCCTTTCGTTAATCGTTTTATcatataacggtaatataaaatttctctctatcgAGTTATAACTCTAAGgctatagaatatatttattaagacgGTCACATCATCGTCGTTATGTGCCGTATTATGTATATCTGGATTAATGTCTGATAAATGTCTTTTGAAAAAGACTTTTCATCATATAACCAAAAGGgttttcattcattaaaaatcattacaagataatgcatatataaattccAGCACTTggttttatacatatacatatacatatgtatatatgtatatatatatatatatatatttttttttttatttgttatttcctctagatttatattaaaaccAAATACTGCATCTTATCTCACActttcgtattttattttattttattttttttttttcctcttttatgttatttgtatttttttctttttttttttctttttttttttttttaaattttgtttttaccgATAGTAACTATATAATCTTTATCTCATTTTTAAGGGATGTACAACAATTGTAAATCAAAGACCAATAACATATTACTTTCTCTACGatctttttaattcgaattGCTTTATAAACCGttaactttcttctttcaatattCTTTCTAGAGTCTTTagctatataattatttaatttgtgtGAATTggcatttttcattaaatacttCTTACTTCTTACTTCTTACTTCTTACTTCTTActtcttacttcttcttcttcttcttcttcttcttcttcttcttcttcttcttttttttgtcttttcttttctttttcattttttttccttttctcaatTTAGCACTACTACTGTAAGTCAATGTAAAAAATCGTTGTAACTGCAAATGGCGTTTTAAAGAATAAacgatgtaataatttttcttcgatggatatacaaacaaaaaacaaacaaaaaggaaaagatacgaataataatatcatttttattattaataaagtgAATGTAATTATACAGAcggtataataaaatgtagCTTCTAGAAAATACGCTTAATTGactttatatttacattgtatatatgtatatatatatatatgtatatatatatatactgtctATCATTCTCTATAAACtctatttaaaagaaaaaaaaaaaagaaaaaaaaaaaaagaaaaaaaaaataaaaaaataaaaaaataaaataaaataaaataaaataaaataaaaatatatatgttttactCTTGgcttacattttataaaagaaaatccttCGACCGTGTTTCACAGTTACAACGacttaatatataacatttctttGTTAACGCAggtatttaatcaaattacgCACTTTCAATGTATCTATCATTTGTCTACATgactatttatatttaagcGATATTTCTCAATGTAGCTCTctgtcaaattaaaaaaaaatagttatatatatatataaaaaaaaaaaaaaccccaccaaaagaaaaagaaaataaaaagaaactccCTCTCAAAGATTTCGGATAGTCTCTCCCATCTCTTTTCCCATCgtagaaatattatacttatgtTTGGTATGTTGGCATTGAATGCATCTAATTTCTAActtgtaatatttctttaaatatagtCGACTTATTTCGCCTGATTCGTTTAAACATATTAAGCTATCGTTCAGTTAAACAATAAGCAAAAACAAGTTAATCctcattatacatatatgtgtatgtgtatatatatatatatatatatgtatatacatatatatatatatatatatctacctatctatctatctatctatagatATAAGTGGAATGACTGCACAatggaataatatattttatgagaaagagagattagtCGAAGCAGTCAGgtacgttttctcttttttttttttcttttttctttaacctcATTTCCCAGCATAAAAATAgctgaaaataacgttaaacgTTAATAGAATAAATTCATTACAGCACCATGTTAAGAGAATTAACGTAAGGGTAcaattcctatatatatatatatatatacatatatatatatatatatatatatatatatgacgaaTTCGAATATGCTCGTCTTTTAACACAATGACGAgagaacttaaaaaaaaaaaaaaagaaaaaaaagaaaaaaagttcaaCATTATCGTAGGcctcaaaaatctttttctttaaagtctttgtctataaaaaaaaaaaaaaaaaaatgacgatagATATAATCGATTGTTCTTGAATATATATCTCTTcctttaatttatcatttcctttcgtttcattttaaaaacgCACCCCTATAACGATCTTAATTTAATGGAAGGCAAAATATCTGCTTCAATAGTCCTTTCCTAGGACTTTCGTCATCCACATCGTCGTAATCATTTTCATCGTAATCAGTAGCAATAatcgcattattattattgttgttattgttgttaccaGAATCATACGTCACATCTGTTATACTTAGAGAACGGGAGCACATCGGTCTTTCGTATCGAAACGGGAAGATCGGCGGCAGACGATActcgttgtaattattgtcgttctcATTCTCCTGCGAATACGTCATTACGAAGACATCGTTATGATATCCCTGATTATCGGAACTAATGCGAAGGAGGGGATCGATTCGTAGCTTCGACAGTTTGTTTGACAATTCTTCCATGTAAAACTGTTGCATTTGTTGTTCATCTTGTACGTGCTGTGGCACAACTAAGAGCGGCTCTTGTCACACACAATCCTCCAGGGACATTAGTAATGGATTCACGTATTCGAAGCCCTCGAACTCGCTCTGATCGATCTTATCGATCACTCtcctataagaaaaaaaaaaaagaagaagaagaagaagaaaaaaagaaaaacaaaaaaaaaaaagaaggaaatagaaaggggaaaaaagttttaaacaacgggataatatttatatatttacataatttcaaacgacgattattatctttcagatatcctgataataaagataaactaTTATACATAACTTTCAGAGATACcctgataataaggataaaccATTAATACTCGAATCTCTCAAACTAACTTTCCAAGTAATCAATAGTTAAAAACTTACGGATCATCCGGCGTCAGATGTACTGGCTCATCGGTGAACTCCGGCGGGAAGTTTGCCAAATCGCGGTCAGAATCCAAGCGTGGTTTATATGGCGGCGTGACTTGCTTCTGTTCAAGCTGCACATTATCGATTAACATAGCTCGTTAGAACTCGTATATTCAAAGAGTTacctctatatctatctatttattctgaatagaaaagagagaaagagagagaggagagagagagagagagagagagagagagagagagtgaaaaaaagaCATACCATTTCCCAATCGATCGCCTTGAAGAAAGAATGCGTGACTATATCGAAAAAGGCCGAAGGCCTCTTTCCACAACCAAGTCTCTCAGCGGGATCCTTGCAAAGGAAGCCTTTCAAAACGGAAGCGGCCTTTACCGATAACGATCGCGGAATACGAATCGTCTTTTGTAATATAACTTGGAAGAGATAATCCTCGGTATTCTGATCGGGATTCTCCGAAGCACCGGCGATGTCGAAGGGACTACGACCCGCCAACATTTCGTACAATAAAACGCCAAGAGCCCACCAATCGACTGAAAAGCTATAATCCTCGCCACGCAATATCTCCGGGGCTATGTAGTTAGGTGTTCCACAGAAAGTTGCAGTGGTATCGCTTTCTCGGACACCCTCCTTGCACATTCCATAATCCGTAAGCTTGACGTGTCCCTCGTGATCCAGCAATACGTTATCCAGTTTTAGATCTCGATATATTATACCTGTCgtgtgaatattattgttttcattatatctTTATCCAAAATAATTTCGgggattaaaatttatataaaaattttatatactaatgataatgaacATTTTTAAACGTAATCTATGTGCtttaaaatgaagataaaatatatatatatatatatatatatatatatatatataaattaaaaattaaatacctCATATATCTCTATTTACCTTTCTCGTGCAAGAAGTTCAACGCAAGACTGATCTCAGCCGCATAAAAGCGTGCATGTTCCTCAGGAAGTCGACGCTGCCTTTGCATGTGGAACATAAGATCACCACCTCGGACGAATTCAATGACGAAGAAAAGTCGAGAGGGTGTTTGGAAACACGAATGAAGGCCAACGAGGAAGGGATGATTCGAGGCAGTCTCAAATACATGCTTCTCAGTTTGCACCCAGTCAATATCCTCATCGTCTGTTACCAATGCCTTCTTGATTACCTTCATCGCATAGATCCTTTTGGTACGTTTAAGTTCGACCATGAGAACTTTTGCATAAGAACCACGACCAATCACCCTGATGAGTTCGAAATCGTTCAACGAGTATTGCCTCTGCATATCGTTTGAATTATCAGCGCCAGTAACCGTATCCAATGCCAATTCTTCCCCTTCGTAGCTACCGGTTCCTGtttttagatttaaaaaaaaaaaaaaaaaaaaaaaaaaaaagaaaaaaagaaaaaaaaaacatgaaaaaaacaagaaaaagaaataaagaaattatctatAAATCCATACcttaaaaagaattctttcttAACATGTTCAACTATCGAAAAACTTTTACATAGACTCGTATActgatctatttttttttttttctaaataaaatataaatgcaaatatatatacacgcacgcacgcacacacacacacacacaaacaaacaaacaaacacatatatgtatataattatatcttttagatcattagattctttttatccttgttaaatctattatccttattaaaaaatttaagttTGACTGAGaacgtattaatataatcgcgATTTCTTACGATTACGTGAGTGCTCCTCAACGATCGGCGACTCAGCGATCTCGTCTTCGAGATGAGCTGCCGGACTGCAACGTAGAGAATCAGGCTGTTGTTGATCGCCGTTCCTGTCGATCGTCTGGGATTCCGTGCTCTgcaattgttgttgttgctgttgttgctgctgctgcatGCTCAAGCAGGGCTTCCGCACCACCTTGTGACATTTCTTGTGTACAAGGAGCTTGCACTGGATACACTTGAATCCCTGCCGACCCAGTCCCCAGATCCGATCCTGGCAGAACGCGCAGAACGCCCGCTGAGAAGGAAGTCAAACAAGGAAGTTAGTTATCGATAGTACCTATACCTATATTGGCccttttctgtctctgtctgtgtttgtgtatgtatatgtgtctctttctctctctctttctctctctccctctccctctctctctctctctctctctcttcctctctcttttacacacaaacacacacaaacattctatttctccttttatctcCCTCATCGTATCAGAGTCTCGATCCGATTCCGCCATACGTTATTCTCAGCCT harbors:
- the LOC124424350 gene encoding atypical protein kinase C isoform X1 translates to MAWGYWSATSVSDRSRSPRREKDKQQQQQQQQQQHQTLHQQQQQQQYQEVPQGGYGVQQLQVESAAPIGSGGLAPEEPPRGTMIQAGSFYSYTAATTAAAAAAAAAAAAAAGRRIGASVEGPSSSSSSGIQILPRERHIVKPPPVGNYPPSPGSDSGDYEQTPLGGGIGGSRATECSPPPLPHAASPLGIVAAGLGPGADILAQPCSSSRMKLLADETAEEFSDVDSAGPEIIYASNGRGIGTTGCLLHGPCAANPPPEPAPPIPPLLDEHTSAPSHIWFNEITWVFPNVPPAPGMPCQGEDRSIYRRGARRWRKLYRVNGHIFQAKRFNRRAFCAFCQDRIWGLGRQGFKCIQCKLLVHKKCHKVVRKPCLSMQQQQQQQQQQLQSTESQTIDRNGDQQQPDSLRCSPAAHLEDEIAESPIVEEHSRNRTGSYEGEELALDTVTGADNSNDMQRQYSLNDFELIRVIGRGSYAKVLMVELKRTKRIYAMKVIKKALVTDDEDIDWVQTEKHVFETASNHPFLVGLHSCFQTPSRLFFVIEFVRGGDLMFHMQRQRRLPEEHARFYAAEISLALNFLHEKGIIYRDLKLDNVLLDHEGHVKLTDYGMCKEGVRESDTTATFCGTPNYIAPEILRGEDYSFSVDWWALGVLLYEMLAGRSPFDIAGASENPDQNTEDYLFQVILQKTIRIPRSLSVKAASVLKGFLCKDPAERLGCGKRPSAFFDIVTHSFFKAIDWEMLEQKQVTPPYKPRLDSDRDLANFPPEFTDEPVHLTPDDPRVIDKIDQSEFEGFEYVNPLLMSLEDCV
- the LOC124424350 gene encoding atypical protein kinase C isoform X2 produces the protein MIPNRLSDSGQSNMTTSTQFVLYLHKTRRTDVSFFNSYYFFNMTLGRVFKGKGQPKGQARMPAEMDIRVKVIYNGEVQITYVTAGISVDTLREEMRAICGFGGAGPGSGPDQQFTMKWVDDEGDPCRIASQEELDEALRLYELEKDTEITIHVFPNVPPAPGMPCQGEDRSIYRRGARRWRKLYRVNGHIFQAKRFNRRAFCAFCQDRIWGLGRQGFKCIQCKLLVHKKCHKVVRKPCLSMQQQQQQQQQQLQSTESQTIDRNGDQQQPDSLRCSPAAHLEDEIAESPIVEEHSRNRTGSYEGEELALDTVTGADNSNDMQRQYSLNDFELIRVIGRGSYAKVLMVELKRTKRIYAMKVIKKALVTDDEDIDWVQTEKHVFETASNHPFLVGLHSCFQTPSRLFFVIEFVRGGDLMFHMQRQRRLPEEHARFYAAEISLALNFLHEKGIIYRDLKLDNVLLDHEGHVKLTDYGMCKEGVRESDTTATFCGTPNYIAPEILRGEDYSFSVDWWALGVLLYEMLAGRSPFDIAGASENPDQNTEDYLFQVILQKTIRIPRSLSVKAASVLKGFLCKDPAERLGCGKRPSAFFDIVTHSFFKAIDWEMLEQKQVTPPYKPRLDSDRDLANFPPEFTDEPVHLTPDDPRVIDKIDQSEFEGFEYVNPLLMSLEDCV